The Euphorbia lathyris chromosome 3, ddEupLath1.1, whole genome shotgun sequence genome contains a region encoding:
- the LOC136221798 gene encoding metallothionein-like protein type 2 has protein sequence MSCCGGNCGCGAGCKCGSSCGGCKMYPDTSVSEKTTSATLVLGVGPVKEQQFEGGEIGVGVAAAENGGCKCGDKCTCDPCTCK, from the exons ATGTCTTGCTGTGGAGGAAATTGCGGATGCGGCGCCGGATGCAAGTGCGGCAGCAGCTGCGGAGG ATGCAAGATGTATCCTGATACGAGTGTCTCCGAGAAAACCACTTCCGCGACACTTGTTCTCGGCGTTGGGCCGGTGAAGGAACAACAGTTCGAGGGAGGAGAGATCGGAGTCGGAGTGGCTGCTGCCGAGAACGGAGGTTGTAAGTGCGGAGACAAATGCACTTGCGATCCATGCACTTGTAAATGA